In a single window of the Aridibaculum aurantiacum genome:
- a CDS encoding PLP-dependent cysteine synthase family protein, giving the protein MQKEIIDKPLLQRLEEVKDKIGNTPLVKIENLYNKPGVSIYAKQEWKQLGGSVKARAAYNIIRSAIENNELTSDKILLDATSGNTGIAYASIAKELGIQVALCLPGNASKERKEILENLGVQIIYTSPFEGTDGAQEEARALAANEPGKYFYADQYKNNNNWKAHYLFTAEEILKDVPGITHFVAGLGTTGTFIGTSRRLKELKQGIQYISLQPDSALHGLEGWKHLETAAVPAIYDATVADENLQVSTEAAYEILKKAIKLEGLHLSPSSAANLAGAIQVAEKIEQGTIVTVLPDNADKYSEVIKRLV; this is encoded by the coding sequence ATGCAAAAGGAAATTATAGATAAACCTTTGCTACAACGGTTGGAGGAAGTAAAGGATAAAATTGGAAATACGCCTTTGGTCAAAATAGAAAACCTGTATAATAAACCCGGTGTTTCTATTTATGCAAAGCAGGAATGGAAACAACTAGGTGGAAGTGTGAAGGCAAGAGCTGCATATAATATCATTCGTTCGGCTATTGAGAACAATGAACTAACCAGTGATAAGATTTTATTAGATGCAACCAGTGGCAACACAGGGATAGCATATGCTTCCATTGCAAAGGAACTGGGGATTCAGGTGGCGCTATGTCTGCCGGGCAATGCAAGTAAAGAACGTAAAGAAATACTTGAAAACCTGGGTGTACAGATCATTTACACATCACCCTTTGAAGGCACAGACGGCGCACAGGAAGAAGCACGTGCATTGGCTGCAAACGAACCAGGTAAATATTTTTACGCGGACCAATACAAGAACAACAATAACTGGAAAGCACACTATTTATTCACTGCTGAAGAAATATTGAAAGACGTTCCGGGCATCACGCATTTTGTAGCAGGCCTTGGTACTACAGGCACATTTATTGGAACAAGTAGAAGATTGAAAGAGCTAAAGCAAGGCATTCAATATATTTCTCTTCAACCCGACTCTGCACTGCATGGACTGGAAGGATGGAAGCATTTAGAGACTGCTGCAGTACCGGCCATTTACGATGCTACCGTAGCAGATGAAAACCTGCAAGTATCCACCGAAGCAGCATACGAAATTTTAAAAAAGGCAATCAAGCTGGAAGGACTGCACCTGAGCCCATCTTCGGCGGCCAACCTTGCAGGTGCAATACAAGTAGCGGAGAAAATAGAACAAGGAACTATAGTTACTGTTTTACCTGATAATGCAGACAAGTACAGTGAAGTAATAAAACGACTGGTTTAA
- a CDS encoding sulfate adenylyltransferase subunit 1, with amino-acid sequence MDILRIATAGSVDDGKSTLIGRLLYDTKSITKDKLEAVEASSKRKGLDFVDLSLLTDGLIAEREQGITIDVAHIYFTTEKRKYIIADTPGHVEYTRNMITGASNAEASIILVDARNGVWEQTKRHLSIFALLHVQTVFVCVNKMDLVGFDEQVYVQITEEVQQLATKIGFEGQLIFIPIAAKYGDNVVEHSARMNWYSGEPLLHYLEALAVHQKDDTLPARFPVQFVIRPHSNEHHDFRGYAGKLISGTLSAGEKVVVLPSLKTSTISTITVAEEERLVAKAGESVVLQLEDDVDISRGNMIVPANSKHQQVNSFTATLCWMDEDKLAPGQAYLLQHGVHVVKAKVTGITSVLNLETMEENTEVSSFKLNDIGKVNLKTAKPIFADLYAENSRNGAFILINEFSNTTVAVGFIQHL; translated from the coding sequence ATGGATATACTTCGCATAGCTACAGCAGGCAGCGTAGATGATGGTAAAAGCACATTGATCGGGAGATTGTTGTACGATACCAAGTCTATTACCAAAGACAAACTAGAAGCAGTAGAAGCCAGTAGCAAAAGAAAAGGTTTAGACTTTGTAGACCTGTCGCTGCTAACAGATGGACTGATAGCTGAACGAGAGCAAGGCATCACCATTGATGTTGCGCATATCTATTTCACTACCGAAAAAAGGAAGTATATAATAGCCGATACTCCCGGACACGTGGAGTATACGCGCAACATGATCACCGGTGCATCCAATGCTGAAGCATCTATCATACTAGTGGATGCACGTAATGGTGTATGGGAGCAAACGAAACGTCACCTGTCAATTTTCGCTTTACTGCATGTACAAACTGTATTTGTGTGTGTAAATAAAATGGATCTGGTTGGTTTTGACGAGCAGGTATATGTGCAGATAACGGAAGAGGTACAACAACTTGCAACAAAGATTGGATTTGAAGGCCAATTGATATTTATACCAATTGCAGCTAAATATGGAGATAATGTAGTAGAACATTCTGCAAGAATGAACTGGTACAGCGGAGAACCTCTTTTACATTACCTGGAAGCATTAGCAGTGCACCAGAAAGACGACACTTTACCGGCACGATTTCCTGTACAATTTGTTATCAGGCCGCATAGCAACGAACACCATGACTTCCGCGGCTATGCAGGAAAATTAATCAGCGGCACTTTATCAGCCGGTGAAAAGGTGGTGGTTTTACCATCATTGAAAACTTCCACTATCAGCACTATAACTGTAGCTGAAGAGGAACGATTGGTAGCCAAAGCAGGTGAAAGTGTGGTGTTACAACTGGAAGATGATGTAGACATCAGCCGTGGGAATATGATTGTACCGGCAAACAGTAAGCACCAGCAGGTTAACAGCTTTACCGCCACCCTATGCTGGATGGACGAAGATAAATTAGCACCTGGCCAGGCTTATTTACTGCAACATGGCGTACATGTTGTGAAAGCAAAAGTGACAGGCATTACAAGTGTGCTTAACCTGGAGACTATGGAAGAGAATACGGAAGTATCATCCTTTAAGTTGAATGACATCGGCAAGGTGAATTTAAAAACAGCTAAGCCCATATTTGCGGACCTGTATGCAGAAAACTCAAGGAACGGTGCATTCATCTTGATCAATGAGTTTTCAAACACTACCGTGGCAGTTGGTTTTATTCAACACCTATAA
- a CDS encoding TSUP family transporter, with product MIDVIRHTTKSPAVPTVLPVWIQTDELKLVVIGGGQQACELISLLISRYKMSAISVIAPTVSDKIKALATQHKQLQVEERDHLASDLEGVQLLLAATDNAELNEEIKHQASLFNILTHVAGAPELSDFSLNDTHDPSSLPTTSFLQKLHNGELHWKNLATYFIIAFSLMVIGHIIISYLPLPPIADVWTGVKPHLTGRFFLFVLAGFLAQMVDGMLSMGYGVTSATCLISAGVNPVSVSAAIHTSEIFTTGISGFSHYRFKNVNKKLFKHLVIPGVIGAVLGAIALVYIGEKAGKYLMPIIALYAMFLGVKILMKAFQLQKKTVKVKRVGWLAWVGGFLDSFGGGGWGPIVTSTLISKGKNPRYTVGTVSLTEFFVTFSSAFTFFFTVGISHWNVVLGLLIGGSIAAPFAARLAGKLPRKTMMIAVGVMVIIWCIRMIIKSFA from the coding sequence ATGATCGACGTTATCAGGCATACTACCAAATCACCAGCTGTTCCAACGGTCTTACCTGTTTGGATACAAACAGATGAACTGAAGCTTGTAGTGATTGGTGGCGGCCAACAAGCCTGCGAACTGATCAGCTTACTCATTAGCAGGTATAAGATGAGTGCTATCTCGGTCATTGCACCAACTGTCAGTGATAAGATCAAAGCGCTTGCAACACAGCATAAGCAACTACAGGTGGAAGAGAGAGATCACCTTGCTTCAGACCTGGAAGGTGTGCAGCTACTTTTAGCAGCTACTGATAATGCAGAACTTAATGAAGAAATAAAACACCAGGCATCGCTGTTCAATATTCTTACTCACGTTGCCGGTGCACCTGAACTAAGCGATTTCTCTCTCAATGACACGCATGATCCATCTTCATTGCCTACCACTTCTTTCCTGCAGAAGCTGCACAATGGCGAGCTTCACTGGAAGAACCTGGCTACCTATTTCATTATTGCATTTTCGTTGATGGTCATCGGCCACATCATCATTTCTTATTTACCCTTACCTCCTATAGCCGATGTTTGGACTGGTGTAAAGCCACACCTGACCGGAAGGTTCTTTCTATTTGTTTTAGCAGGCTTCCTGGCGCAAATGGTAGATGGCATGTTAAGTATGGGTTACGGCGTTACTTCGGCCACATGTCTTATTTCTGCAGGAGTAAATCCTGTATCTGTAAGTGCCGCTATACATACATCAGAAATATTTACAACCGGCATTTCCGGCTTCAGCCATTATCGTTTTAAAAACGTAAATAAAAAATTATTCAAACACCTGGTTATACCCGGAGTGATTGGTGCCGTACTAGGTGCTATCGCCCTCGTGTATATTGGTGAAAAAGCAGGCAAATACCTTATGCCGATCATTGCATTATATGCCATGTTCCTCGGTGTAAAAATTCTGATGAAAGCATTTCAGCTGCAGAAAAAAACGGTGAAGGTGAAACGTGTTGGCTGGCTTGCATGGGTGGGTGGTTTTCTAGATTCATTTGGTGGCGGAGGCTGGGGACCTATAGTAACGAGTACATTGATTTCTAAAGGGAAAAATCCTCGTTATACAGTAGGTACAGTAAGCCTTACCGAGTTCTTCGTTACATTCTCAAGTGCGTTCACCTTCTTCTTTACCGTTGGTATCAGCCACTGGAATGTAGTACTTGGTTTATTGATCGGAGGTTCTATAGCAGCACCATTTGCAGCACGACTGGCAGGTAAACTTCCAAGAAAAACGATGATGATAGCCGTTGGCGTCATGGTCATCATCTGGTGTATAAGAATGATCATAAAAAGTTTCGCATAA
- the cysD gene encoding sulfate adenylyltransferase subunit CysD: MNDKQQGIFPRELEHEAIYIIREVAAQFERPALLFSGGKDSITLVHLARKAFYPASVPFPMLHIDTGHNFSETIEFRDWLAKHTGIRLIVRNVQDSIDQGKVKEETGKYASRNVLQTVTLLDAIEELKLDACIGGARRDEEKARAKERIFSVRDDFGQWDARKQRPEVFDMLNGKINVGENVRVFPISNWTELDVWNYIKEENLALPSIYFSHEREIIERDGLYWPYSNFLNTSEDEVPFKATVRFRTVGDMTCTAAVLSEADNIDTIIDEIKEATISERGARIDDKRSEAAMEKRKNQGYF, encoded by the coding sequence ATGAACGACAAACAACAAGGTATTTTTCCTAGAGAGTTAGAGCATGAGGCTATCTATATCATTCGTGAAGTAGCAGCACAATTTGAACGTCCTGCACTACTGTTCTCAGGTGGTAAAGATTCTATTACGCTGGTACATCTTGCCAGGAAAGCTTTCTATCCTGCAAGTGTTCCTTTTCCAATGTTGCATATAGATACAGGTCACAATTTTAGCGAGACAATAGAATTTCGCGATTGGCTGGCAAAGCATACAGGCATACGATTGATCGTACGCAATGTGCAGGATTCTATAGACCAGGGTAAAGTAAAAGAAGAAACAGGCAAGTATGCAAGCAGGAACGTATTGCAAACAGTAACACTGCTCGACGCCATTGAAGAACTTAAACTGGATGCATGCATTGGTGGTGCCCGTCGTGATGAAGAAAAAGCCAGGGCGAAAGAACGCATTTTCTCTGTTCGTGATGATTTTGGTCAATGGGATGCACGCAAGCAACGGCCAGAGGTTTTTGACATGCTGAATGGCAAGATCAATGTGGGCGAGAATGTAAGGGTATTCCCTATTTCTAACTGGACCGAGCTGGATGTTTGGAATTATATAAAGGAAGAAAATCTTGCGCTGCCATCTATCTACTTCTCTCACGAAAGAGAGATCATAGAACGTGATGGTTTGTACTGGCCATACTCCAACTTCCTGAACACTTCTGAAGATGAAGTGCCTTTTAAAGCTACCGTACGCTTTAGAACCGTAGGCGATATGACCTGCACTGCTGCCGTACTTTCTGAAGCAGATAATATTGATACCATCATTGATGAAATAAAAGAAGCCACTATATCTGAACGCGGTGCACGCATAGACGATAAGCGTTCGGAAGCGGCTATGGAAAAAAGAAAGAACCAGGGCTATTTCTAA
- a CDS encoding phosphoadenylyl-sulfate reductase, which yields MQQLPQLQQLFATLPIEEALKQTAALFPGKTRFSSSLGQEDQMLTDIIARNQIDIHIFTIDTGRLFYQAYDTLDKTTARYKIKIDVYFPQADAVQHMVKEHGVNLFYESVANRQLCCNVRKVEPLNCALQDTAVWITGLRSAQNDHRKNIPVVEWLEERKIYKINPLLHYSFDEVLAYLEEHAVPYNPLHDQGFLSIGCAPCTRAISEGEDARAGRWWWETSHKECGLHLVK from the coding sequence ATGCAGCAATTACCACAACTACAGCAGTTATTCGCTACACTACCTATAGAGGAAGCGCTAAAGCAGACCGCTGCCTTATTTCCAGGCAAGACAAGGTTCTCCTCTTCTCTTGGCCAGGAAGACCAAATGCTGACGGATATCATAGCACGTAACCAGATCGACATTCATATTTTCACTATTGATACGGGCAGGCTTTTTTACCAGGCTTACGACACATTAGACAAGACAACTGCTCGGTATAAAATAAAGATCGATGTATACTTTCCGCAGGCAGATGCTGTGCAGCACATGGTAAAAGAACATGGTGTAAATCTTTTTTACGAGTCTGTAGCTAATCGTCAATTGTGTTGCAACGTAAGAAAGGTAGAACCGCTGAACTGTGCACTGCAGGATACTGCAGTTTGGATAACAGGCTTGCGGTCTGCGCAAAACGATCATCGTAAAAATATACCAGTAGTAGAGTGGCTGGAAGAAAGAAAGATCTACAAGATCAACCCGCTGCTTCACTATTCTTTTGATGAAGTACTGGCATACCTGGAGGAGCATGCGGTTCCATACAACCCGTTACACGACCAAGGATTCTTAAGCATTGGATGCGCTCCTTGTACAAGGGCTATATCCGAAGGTGAAGACGCAAGAGCCGGACGCTGGTGGTGGGAAACATCGCATAAAGAATGCGGTCTCCACCTGGTAAAATAA
- a CDS encoding RrF2 family transcriptional regulator translates to MLSHKAQYAFRALTLLVDKYQQGPVLITEIAEQKNIPIKFLERILLELKNVGILESKKGKGGGYYLRDHPTSTSIANIIRTVDGPIAMLPCVSLYFYQKCANCDERNCGLHNIMENVRDATLAIVENKTLQDLVSGKEVLPKTIKSTKKV, encoded by the coding sequence ATGCTTTCACACAAAGCGCAATATGCTTTCAGGGCACTCACGTTGCTGGTAGATAAATACCAGCAGGGACCAGTTCTGATTACTGAAATAGCGGAACAAAAAAATATTCCTATAAAGTTTCTTGAGCGCATACTTCTCGAGCTTAAGAATGTAGGCATATTGGAAAGCAAGAAAGGCAAAGGCGGAGGCTACTACCTGCGCGATCATCCCACTTCCACTTCTATAGCCAATATAATACGCACTGTAGATGGCCCAATTGCTATGCTGCCGTGCGTTAGTTTATACTTCTATCAAAAATGTGCTAACTGCGACGAAAGGAACTGCGGACTGCATAATATAATGGAGAATGTACGCGATGCTACGCTGGCAATTGTTGAGAACAAAACCCTGCAAGACCTGGTGTCGGGTAAAGAAGTTTTACCAAAAACTATAAAGTCTACTAAAAAGGTATAG
- a CDS encoding RDD family protein, with product MNTISITTSQNIAVDYELGSLGDRILGRIIDGCILFAYGLVILAIIGFSNFFDFVAGNMVLTLVLILPILFYDLLCEVVLNGQSVGKRVMDIKVVSLNGEQPALSQYLIRWVFRLIDFTFTGSIVALVMVAVTDKKQRLGDLLAGTVLVKTNNKTSFADTIYTPTPSFEYRVTYPEVVNLRDADIQLVKDVLVSVSKSRNPSLAYQAQQKLEDVLSIRSQHQEPTDFLRMILADYNHLTAQL from the coding sequence ATGAACACCATCAGCATCACCACGTCGCAGAATATAGCCGTAGACTACGAATTAGGAAGCCTTGGCGACAGGATACTTGGACGCATCATTGATGGTTGTATCCTGTTTGCGTATGGTTTGGTCATCTTAGCCATCATTGGCTTTAGTAACTTCTTCGATTTTGTGGCTGGCAATATGGTGCTTACGCTTGTGCTTATATTACCCATCTTGTTTTACGACCTGCTATGCGAGGTTGTGCTCAATGGACAAAGTGTAGGTAAGAGAGTGATGGATATAAAAGTGGTAAGCCTTAACGGCGAGCAACCAGCTTTAAGCCAGTACCTGATCCGTTGGGTGTTCAGGCTCATCGATTTTACATTTACCGGTAGCATAGTAGCATTAGTGATGGTAGCTGTAACCGACAAAAAACAACGGCTGGGCGATTTGCTGGCGGGTACTGTTCTGGTAAAAACAAATAATAAAACCAGTTTTGCTGATACCATTTACACGCCTACGCCTTCCTTTGAATATAGGGTTACCTATCCTGAAGTTGTAAACCTGCGCGACGCGGATATACAACTGGTAAAAGATGTTTTGGTGAGTGTATCTAAAAGCAGGAATCCTAGCCTTGCTTACCAGGCACAGCAAAAGCTGGAAGATGTATTAAGCATACGAAGTCAACACCAGGAGCCGACAGATTTTCTAAGGATGATACTGGCCGATTACAATCATCTTACGGCGCAGTTGTAA
- a CDS encoding stage II sporulation protein M yields the protein MREAQFLKQNAEKWKQYEAEIKQQQHPDLLADRFIELTDDLSYARTFYPKSSTTRYLNGLTGLFHQKIYKNKKEKSSRIWNFWQFELPYLFVVYRKQFIYALAFFVVFCAMGALSAKYDENFIRLILGDNYVNMTNENIEKGDPFGVYKHGGQAEMFFAIGFNNIRVAFIAYMMGAFFSVGTLWIMLSNGLMLGSFEYYFFSKGLGLKSITVVFIHGTLEIWAIVIAGAAGLILGNSILFPGTYSRAVSIERGGKDGLKIVVGLVPVFIVAAFLEGFVTRYSNMPLPISLSILAGSAAFICWYFFIYPKRLQKRVDAALSNEAVETENFNLWLNKKLISEKSGILAKT from the coding sequence ATGCGCGAAGCCCAATTTTTGAAACAAAACGCTGAGAAGTGGAAGCAATACGAAGCTGAGATCAAACAACAACAGCATCCTGATCTATTGGCGGACCGTTTCATTGAGTTAACCGACGACCTGAGCTACGCACGAACATTCTATCCTAAAAGTTCTACTACCCGCTATCTTAACGGCCTCACGGGTTTGTTTCACCAGAAGATATACAAGAATAAAAAGGAGAAATCATCCAGGATATGGAACTTCTGGCAGTTTGAGCTGCCTTACCTCTTTGTTGTTTACCGCAAGCAGTTCATATATGCCCTGGCATTCTTTGTTGTGTTTTGTGCCATGGGAGCACTATCTGCCAAGTACGACGAGAATTTTATTCGCCTGATACTCGGCGACAACTATGTAAACATGACCAATGAGAACATTGAGAAAGGTGATCCTTTCGGTGTGTATAAGCATGGTGGACAGGCTGAGATGTTCTTTGCGATTGGCTTCAATAATATACGTGTTGCTTTTATAGCTTATATGATGGGTGCTTTCTTTTCAGTAGGCACGCTTTGGATCATGCTTAGCAACGGGCTTATGCTTGGCTCGTTTGAATATTATTTCTTTTCAAAAGGGCTTGGTCTTAAAAGCATCACGGTTGTTTTTATACATGGTACATTGGAAATATGGGCTATTGTTATTGCCGGTGCGGCAGGTCTTATTTTAGGCAATAGTATCCTGTTTCCCGGTACATACAGCCGCGCAGTATCTATAGAACGTGGTGGAAAAGATGGATTGAAAATAGTGGTAGGCCTTGTGCCTGTATTTATAGTAGCTGCGTTTCTTGAAGGATTTGTTACCCGTTATAGCAACATGCCTTTGCCTATTAGTTTATCTATACTGGCTGGCAGTGCAGCCTTTATTTGCTGGTATTTTTTTATTTACCCAAAACGTTTACAAAAAAGAGTGGATGCTGCATTGAGTAATGAAGCAGTGGAAACAGAAAATTTCAACCTATGGCTCAACAAAAAGTTGATCTCAGAAAAGTCAGGGATTTTAGCGAAAACCTAA
- a CDS encoding DUF4129 domain-containing protein, producing MRYFILFMLMLLSTNVCVVHAQERELPAVQVRQFDKAALEELKKNEDYQYDRLAKPSNNLWQKFWRWFWWKVDQLFETEKSRSRLWMILIVIGLIGVAFAGWKISKMNKGGFFAGGAGKGLEFTVGSEDIHQISFQEAINDAIAAKDYRLAVRLLYLQSLKIMADNSIIDWKLNKTNSDYVREVKDRPWQPLFSRLTYQFEYAWYGEAHVTAEGFEDLKQAFTQLHKLV from the coding sequence ATGCGTTATTTCATTCTTTTCATGTTGATGTTGCTTTCCACGAATGTATGCGTGGTGCATGCACAGGAGCGTGAACTTCCTGCTGTGCAGGTAAGGCAATTCGATAAAGCTGCTTTAGAAGAATTGAAGAAGAATGAAGATTATCAGTATGACAGGCTTGCAAAACCATCCAACAACTTGTGGCAGAAATTCTGGCGCTGGTTCTGGTGGAAGGTAGATCAGCTGTTTGAAACAGAAAAGAGCAGGAGCAGGTTGTGGATGATCCTGATCGTTATAGGACTAATTGGAGTTGCCTTTGCTGGATGGAAGATATCGAAGATGAACAAAGGTGGCTTCTTTGCTGGTGGAGCTGGTAAAGGTTTGGAGTTCACCGTAGGGAGCGAAGACATTCACCAGATTTCGTTTCAAGAAGCCATCAACGATGCAATAGCTGCTAAAGATTACCGGCTTGCTGTAAGATTGTTGTACCTGCAATCGCTAAAAATAATGGCCGACAATAGCATCATAGACTGGAAGCTGAACAAGACCAACAGCGACTATGTGCGGGAAGTAAAAGACAGGCCATGGCAACCATTATTCAGCAGGCTTACCTACCAGTTTGAATATGCATGGTATGGAGAAGCGCATGTAACCGCAGAAGGTTTTGAAGACCTGAAGCAAGCATTTACACAACTACATAAACTGGTATAG
- a CDS encoding DUF4350 domain-containing protein, protein MRAYKSFILIFIAVLTLYIIAEVNKPKPVDWRVTLSKTDKNPFGCSIFFDRLKDVFPGAAVQSYRMPVYNQLNNFDGYNNAYLLVSESLPVSDTDVEEMLEFVSQGNYVLASASNLSKSLLDTLKLDTEQFLTAFSADSATINFTDPAIRSAKDYSLRRNTLNEYFSKIDSAGSAILGVNNKGQANLVRIPYGEGFFLVHANPLVFSNYFILHKDNAAYTATVLSYLPATVERIMWDEYYNLGPLGAATPLRFFLSNDYLRWALRLSLIGMLLYVLFEMKRRQRIIPVIAPLRNSTVHFIKTIATVFLQQKDNRSLAGKKITYFLEFVRNRYFIATNHLNEEFVELLSRKSGVSKEETNHLVQLIYSVQQAEQVPDNYLLVLNNKIDQFYKQVQ, encoded by the coding sequence GTGAGAGCATATAAATCATTCATCCTCATTTTTATTGCTGTGCTCACGCTGTACATTATAGCTGAGGTCAATAAGCCCAAGCCTGTTGACTGGAGGGTAACGCTAAGTAAAACTGATAAGAATCCTTTTGGATGCTCTATATTTTTTGACAGGTTAAAGGATGTGTTTCCCGGCGCTGCCGTGCAGTCGTATCGCATGCCGGTATACAACCAGCTAAATAACTTTGATGGATACAATAACGCCTACTTGCTTGTAAGCGAAAGCCTGCCGGTTTCTGATACGGATGTAGAGGAGATGCTTGAATTTGTAAGCCAGGGAAACTATGTTCTTGCATCTGCCAGCAATCTTTCTAAAAGCTTGCTCGATACGTTAAAACTAGATACGGAACAATTTCTTACTGCTTTTTCGGCTGACTCAGCTACCATCAATTTTACTGATCCGGCTATACGCTCTGCTAAAGATTATTCGCTGAGGAGAAACACGCTTAATGAATATTTTTCTAAAATAGACTCAGCAGGTAGTGCCATTCTTGGGGTGAACAATAAAGGACAGGCTAATCTTGTACGCATTCCTTACGGTGAAGGTTTTTTCCTGGTGCATGCAAATCCTTTAGTGTTTAGCAATTACTTCATACTTCATAAAGATAACGCCGCTTATACGGCTACAGTACTGTCGTACCTGCCTGCTACAGTAGAACGCATCATGTGGGATGAATACTATAATCTTGGTCCATTAGGCGCTGCTACTCCTTTGCGCTTTTTTCTTAGTAACGACTACTTAAGATGGGCCCTGAGATTATCGCTTATTGGTATGTTGCTCTATGTACTTTTTGAAATGAAAAGACGTCAGCGCATCATACCTGTTATTGCGCCATTACGAAATTCCACTGTACATTTTATTAAAACCATTGCTACTGTTTTTTTGCAGCAAAAAGACAACAGGAGTTTGGCTGGTAAAAAGATCACATACTTTTTGGAGTTTGTTCGTAACAGGTATTTCATAGCTACCAATCATTTGAATGAGGAGTTTGTGGAGTTGCTGTCGCGCAAGAGTGGAGTAAGTAAAGAAGAGACCAATCATTTGGTTCAACTTATATATTCTGTACAACAGGCTGAGCAGGTGCCTGATAACTACCTGCTGGTATTAAACAACAAGATTGATCAATTTTATAAACAGGTTCAATAA
- a CDS encoding AAA family ATPase → MELEQQAASEELVQLREAMQRVKAEVARVIVGQEEMIDLLLAAILADGHVLIEGVPGVAKTLTAKLIARCLDVPFSRIQFTPDLMPSDVLGTSVFNPQNANFTFKKGPIFSNLVLIDEINRSPAKTQAALFEVMEEKQVTYDGTTYPMPPPFMVLATQNPIEQEGTYRLPEAQLDRFIFKIEVKYPNLEEEILILEHTHSGKTTHYNEEVERVLSADDIIRYRQLINSLRIEPKVMRYIAELVYETRNNRSLFLGASPRASVAILRASKAIAAMSGRDFVTPDDVIKVVPSVLRHRVLLTPEKEMEGSTPDEVIDSIVKKVEVPR, encoded by the coding sequence ATGGAATTGGAACAACAAGCAGCCAGTGAAGAACTGGTTCAACTTCGCGAGGCGATGCAACGCGTAAAAGCAGAAGTGGCAAGAGTGATAGTAGGGCAGGAGGAGATGATCGATCTGCTATTGGCAGCAATACTAGCCGATGGGCATGTGCTGATAGAAGGAGTGCCGGGTGTGGCTAAAACGCTCACCGCAAAACTCATTGCACGTTGCTTGGATGTGCCATTCAGCCGTATCCAGTTCACGCCTGATCTTATGCCTAGTGATGTTTTGGGAACATCTGTTTTCAACCCCCAGAATGCAAACTTCACTTTTAAGAAAGGGCCAATTTTCAGCAACCTTGTACTGATAGATGAAATCAATCGTTCGCCTGCAAAAACGCAGGCTGCACTATTTGAGGTGATGGAAGAAAAGCAGGTAACTTATGATGGAACTACTTATCCCATGCCTCCGCCTTTCATGGTTTTGGCTACACAAAACCCGATAGAACAGGAAGGAACATACCGCCTGCCTGAAGCGCAGCTCGATCGTTTCATTTTTAAAATAGAAGTGAAATATCCAAACCTCGAGGAGGAGATTCTGATACTGGAACATACGCACAGCGGCAAGACAACCCATTACAATGAAGAAGTGGAACGGGTGCTAAGTGCAGATGATATCATCCGTTATCGCCAGCTGATAAACAGCCTCCGCATTGAGCCAAAGGTTATGCGTTACATTGCTGAACTAGTATATGAAACGCGTAACAACCGTTCACTTTTCCTGGGTGCGTCGCCGCGTGCTTCTGTAGCTATTTTAAGAGCATCAAAAGCAATAGCTGCTATGAGCGGTCGTGATTTTGTAACGCCTGATGATGTGATAAAAGTTGTTCCGTCAGTACTACGACATCGTGTGCTGCTAACACCTGAAAAAGAAATGGAAGGCAGTACACCGGATGAGGTGATTGATAGTATTGTAAAGAAGGTAGAAGTGCCGAGGTAG